Genomic window (Tribolium castaneum strain GA2 chromosome 2, icTriCast1.1, whole genome shotgun sequence):
ACCCACAACAATTGAAAGAATTTGTTTACGGTTGGTGAgtcattttttgttactttaattgaacaaaagTTTGGTTTTCagacttgaaaaaattgataaagtaTGAAGAACGCAAGAGAAGCAAACAAAGCCTTGGAAATGAAACAGATGTGCCGaacgaaaacgaaaaaaataaagatgatGTGTTTCTAGTTTTACATTCACAAGGGACTCACTCTTCAAGAGCCAAAACAGTTTCAAAGAAAGAAAGtgtaatttcgttaaaaatcaagacaagtAAAGGACCACAACACCATTGTCACGAAAACACGTTGGAGGCACAAACAGCCCCTGAAAAGGGTCAAGAAGACACGCTTGACTTTGTGCCCGTTAAAGATGTgccttggaaaaaaatgattaattctAGCAAACCTAAAAGTTCCTGTAAGTATTTTAAAGtgtttgtaagtttttttacgTTTAAGCTTGTAGTCATAAGACCGGgaattcaaacaaatattaataagaGTGACCCTGTCGCACTCTACCACCAATATCAAAAGTGTTGGAAGCGACAAAAAATTCCAGGTGAAGACAACAGAACCGACTTGAGGTGGgctattagagaaaaaatgatGAGTGGACCTAGAGTGACAAGAGCTTGAtttttatgtgtatttttACGTTAAAACGACcagttttataataaattgttacaatCATGTCGtgttaaatgaaaatgactTCGTGCAGAAAATCTAACctctaaataaatgtaaacaaaacGATGGCggtaatattacaaaaaaaactttcaagaTTTATAAAATCGACTTTGACGACATTTGCTTCTCCTGTTTATCTAGAAATTGTCCCGCAACTGTTTTTATGATAAATTTCGAGGGGGCTGCCTTGTCTTCCATACTCAAGGATATAATCAAGTGAGTCAAAAGTTGTGTAACTACTGAGGTCATTACGATACGCGATTTGCGTATCGTAATATCTAATGGAgtataatatttttctattttttaatagttttttatcttCCTTTCTTTCTATTTTCAATACTGTCTTCTGCGgccacatttttttcaattttttattctttcattATTCTTTATTGGtctttattagttatttattattttcttattttctctatcaatttttctttcctatctcttactgtttttgaacaaaatcacaaaaaagaGATTTTACTTCATAATTTtgatagttaatcaagtagaccttgcaaaatggtcaacaataatgttaaacttcaatattttttttagttttttgctggTTTATTATCGAACAAGCAGTAAAACTATTAAcatttaattatggtttattataacttagtgaattatgtaaggTAACTCAATCAGTCTGGCATGGCATTTTGAACTTCCTGAATGAAAATGGTAaacaaatcgaacattttttttaattaatagcacaattttttcatatcgaaagtttacttgattaaaaatgaaaataatgagctaaaattcagtttttaactgtaagagatagatatagaagatgttaataaaagtctgcataaaaattgatgttcttttgactaccattgaaaaaacatggtcattccatttgaagaaaaccgttttctaatctttttttaattccctaaatttcgaaattaatttttttggtacaaaaagtgcgcagtagaaaaaatactgtatgatATCTCGTTTATAAGGAATTTTGTCGCACTTACTCTATTATGGCACTCCTCGCTGCGCTCGTCGTGCGCTAAATTTGtgcgtgcgacaaaatgcgtcttataaaactcgtatcctaatatactattaattttactttttttgtatgaTATAAATGGAGTGACAGTTATATATAAACTTACAGTACATAATGCAAAATGTGAATTTGTAAGAGgatatataattattaataattaagcaattcttatttttggcatattattattattattgcccaaaaacttattattataCGAAATTCGGGGCATTCGTAACATAATCaaacaaacataaaacaattaattcatAGTTACAAACTCTCAAGATTCGAAAAACTGACTTTGCCCCAAATCCCGCTCCACATTTTTATTACTCTATGGTTTAGAGGCACTCTAACCTCACTTATTTCTCCAATAAACctcaaaaaaaacgtaaaactaTTAATTCAAAGTTGCACTCTCAAGATTCGA
Coding sequences:
- the Hyls1 gene encoding centriolar and ciliogenesis-associated protein HYLS1, translated to MLPRNLRFCFNVFLFFFLKMTTKISPREVLAYLNDLGYHNINPQQLKEFVYDLKKLIKYEERKRSKQSLGNETDVPNENEKNKDDVFLVLHSQGTHSSRAKTVSKKESVISLKIKTSKGPQHHCHENTLEAQTAPEKGQEDTLDFVPVKDVPWKKMINSSKPKSSFIRPGIQTNINKSDPVALYHQYQKCWKRQKIPGEDNRTDLRWAIREKMMSGPRVTRA